Within the Bacteroidota bacterium genome, the region GATTCAAGCTGCAGGGCTGGATTTCAATGTAGTGAAGAAAACGCTGAGAACGACAACCCCGGATTTACCGGTGGTGGGTCACTACGCCACTGTAAGGACGGACAATTTGCAGGTTTTGGGAGTCGTCGGTTCGCGCTACGAGCCGATCCAGAACAGGGATGCCTTCACGACATTTGATGCCTTGGTCGGTGAAGGCGAAGCGATCTACCACACCGCCGGCGTTCTCGGGAAAGGGGAGCGGATATGGATTCTCGCCAAACTGCCCGACTATATCCGGGTGAACGGTGATGATCTCGTCGAAAAATTCCTGCTTCTCACGAACTCTCACGACGGGAGCGGACCGGTTCGTGTGAAACTCACGCCCATCCGTGTTGTCTGCGAAAACACTCTCACTGTCGCACTCGACGGCAGGGAGCAGGAGGTGCGGATCCGCCACACCGCCCAGGCGGAGGCAAGGCTGAAGCAGGCCCATGAAATCCTCGGGCTGACGAACCAGCTCTATGCGGAGCTTGATCAGATCTTCAACGGAATGAGCAAAAAGTCGATGACACAGACGATGCTGAATGATTATCTGAAGAAGATATTTCCCGATCCGCCGGATAAAGAGCGCTCGACCCGGGCGACAACAGTGCGGGAAAAGGTAGTGGAACTGACCGAGAACGGAATCGGCGCGGAAATGGCCAAAGGATCCCTTTGGGGAGCCTACAACGCCGTCACGGAACTCGTCGATCACTACCGGAGAACAACCGCAGACGATATGGCTGGGCTCAAGTCGATGTGGTTTGGCTCGGGCGAGAGGTTAAAGAAGAAGGCGTTCGAGGTGGCGGCGGAAATGCTGAATTAAATAAGAAACGGGGAGCGAGAAACTCCCCGTTGTTCTCAATCGTATGCCTCCGGGGCGATCCAGAGTCGCGGCGAAATTCCTCTTTGATTCAGATTCTATTATTGCTTAATTTCGAATGAGGCATCTTCGGTTAGAGGCTTCGAGCCGGAGTGCGTCCCGTCATTCAGAACACTTTAAGAAAAATCTTCGCTCTTTGTTGGAATCACAGCGCAAAAAAATGAATCGAGGTGAACTGATCATGAATATCCAAAAATTATACGATGCACTCGACGCAGACGAAATGAACTCATCACTTGGCATTATCTGCGCCGAGTTGGAGAGCCAGGGCTACGCTGTCATGATAAATGACGGGGAGGTCAGGTCGGAGGAATTTTTCGACGGAGAACACAAAGATCTGGAACAAGAATTTATTCCAATCAAGATGTCCCTCTACCGTGCGGAGAATTTCGAACAACAATTTGTTATTGAGTTCACTGAATATCACGACTTTGTGATCAAGAAGTGCGACACCCAGTCCTCGGCTTAATGGGGTCAATCACGCGTAGGGATACCGATCGTTAATGGAGGGGAAAATGGGGAGTAAATTACTCCCCATTATTTTTTTGGTGAAATTCATCTCAACCATCATGAGGCTATGTTTGATTGCTGAATCAAAATTGGCTATTTTCATGCTGAGAAAAAGCTTTCCGCTAGGGAGCTCCATCCGGAATAGAATGTCAAAGTTGGCAGAAGTGGATTAGAGCATTATAATTAAGACTGAATACGGGATGCGAACGCTTTTGTTGGTGCATATTGACAATGCAAGCCTCGGATTCAATAAATATCGGAACGGCTATAGAACCCTTACCGCTATTCATTAGACTAAAAGGTTGAATTAATCTCAAGATTTGGAATCGAAACAAAAAAATATGAAAAAAGAATCCTCTATAAAGCCTCAGCCACTCATTTCTGAAATATTGCCAGGGTTTGCGACGATAATCGTTGTTGGAGCCGCCTATTGGGTGAGGCATCCGGAGGTTGTTTCTTCTCTCCTTCATTCGCAAAGCCTCCTTGCAATAGTTGCCGCTCTCGGAGCTGGTGGTTTTATCGCTTCGTGGATAGTGGGAACATTTTTGGATACATGTAGAGATCTAATCGAGTCTGTAATCGATAAATGGTATCCCATCAATTGGGGTTTTCTCCTCACGGCGGGGCCGGAAGATATTGAACGGTTAAACGACTGGTATTTGGCATACTACCTTCTCAATGGTAACTATGTTGTGGGCGGTCTTTTGATTTTAGGGTTCACCATAATCGGGTTTGTTACCATACCAGGATGGGCGATTTGGTTATTGGCGCTCGCCATCGTTATTCTTGTTTTTGACGCGGGGACATTGAGAATTGAAATGAAAAGTGTGATGGGAACAGGGTTGCCCCACGAGGGCGTCTACACAAGGTTAGGGCGATCAAAGGTGGATCCGGATGGTGTCGGTGTATTGGCAATCAGAGATATCAAAAAGGGGACATATCTCTTCGAACCCGACGACGAAGGGATGGTTCGGATTGATTCGGCTCGCGTAAGTGAACTCTCCAAAGAGATCCGAAAGTTATATTACGATTTCGGCCCCCTTAACGAAGGGAAATATGGTGTGCCGACGAGTTTTAACAAACTGACCGTGGCGTGGTATGTAAATGAATCTGAACATCCTAATGTCGGGTGCGATAAGGATTTCCGATTTTATGCGCTGACTGACATCAAAGTGGGAGATGAACTGACAACTGACTATGACGAGTATTGCGAGAGACCTCCCGAAGAATAGAGTATATTTGGACTTAGCTCAGACCCTTGCGTACAAAGGCAATTTCTCCCACTTTGCCGTGCATATTTTCACGCTCTATATTATGCTGCATGACACACAGTCTCATCATATAGGAAATAGTTGTAAATAGGGTTATATTTAAATGCAGGAAAGTACTCCAACCCATGGCTGATGTCCTCACCGCAAAACAACGATCATATAACATGTCTAGGATCAGGTCCACAGGTACTGGCCCGGAAATGATCTTCCAAGAACTGCTCCGCAAGAAAAACATCACGGATTTTGAGACTCATCCCAAGGATATGACTGGGCGTCCGGATTTCTATTTCCGTAACAAAAAAATGGCGGTGTTCATAGACGGGTGTTTCTGGCACGGGTGCAAAACCTGTTTCAAAATGCCAGCCACGAATACAGCGTTCTGGCGGGCGAAGATCAAGGCGAATATTCTACGGGATCGTAAGGTCAACAGGATGCTCGCAGGCAAGGGGGTCTCAGTTCTGCGGGTAAGAGAGCATGATCTCAAGAAAAATCCCGAAAAAATTCTCGCCACCGTCGAGAGAAAACTTAGCGAAAACTGTTCTCCCACAGTTCTTGATCTGTTTGCGGGCGCCGGAGGTTTTTCGGAGGGGTTTGTAAGAGCTGGATGCGAAATAGTCGGTCACATTGAAATGGACAGCAATGCATGCAGCACGATTGTGACACGAATGATTTATCATGCGCTTGTGAAAAAGGGCGGGTTCAAAGATTACAGAGACTATGTTCTGGGGAAAATAAGTCGTGACGCTCTTGTTGAGAAGTATGAACTTCAACGCGAGAGGGATTCCGTTATATGTTCAAGGATCGGAAAGGATAATTTCAGAGAACTTATACGGCAGATTAGAAAACGGCTTGAGGGGAGAGATCTCGATATAATCATAGGCGGGCCGCCCTGTCAGGCATATTCATACATAGGTCGGGCGCGCGACGAAAGGAACATGAAAAGAGACGACCGCAATTTTCTTTATAGATATTATGTCAAATTCCTGAAAGCTCTTAAGCCGAAAATATTTGTTTTTGAAAATGTTCCCGGCCTTGAGAGTGCCGGAGACGGGAGGCATCTGCGTGAGATGCGCCTATTAATGAAGCGAGCGGGATATGAAACAGCCTACAAGACGCTTGATGCCGTGGATTTTGGAGTACCTCAGACAAGGAAGCGAATCATTCTTGTCGGGTGGAGTAAAGAATCCAGACTCAGGAGCTATCCCGATTTTCCGAATACCAGCCGTGAGTACCGTGTAAAGTCTTTTCTTGCCGATCTCCCGAAGATCAGATCGGGACAGGGAAAACGAGTGGAATTATCTTCAAAAGTCGGAAAGCTATTGACGGAAATTGGAATAGCTGATCGAAAATTCGACGTCATTATGGAGCACGTCGCGCGTCCGAACAACAGACGGGATCTGCAAATATACCGCAGGGCAATTCTGGCAAAACGGCACGGGCGAAATATTAGATATAATGACCTGCCGGATAAGCTCAAGACTCACAAAAACAAGCATGGCTTTTTGGACAGGTTCAAGGTGGTAGACGCGAATGCCGACGGTGCCCAGACCGTTGTAGCTCATATCGCCAAAGATGGCCACCATTATATTCATCCGGACCTACAACAATTGCGCTCGCTGACCGTGAGGGAAGCGGCACGCTTGCAAACTTTTCCCGACGACTATAAATTTGAGGGTGAAAGAAGTTCTCAATTCAGGCAAATCGGCAACGCCGTTCCTCCTTTGCTTTCGACTATTTTGGCAAAGGAACTAAAGAAATATATATGAACAATCAAAAAACGATGGGCAATTTCAAGCCACGTGCAAGATTATTATTACAGCTGGGAGATCAATTAATCCGCAGCGAGAATATTGCTGTTGTTGAATTGGTGAAAAATGCATATGACGCAGATGCAAAAAAATGTGAAGTGATACTCAACGATGTAGACAACTTGGAAGCGGGTGAGATTATCTTACAGGACAACGGGATTGGCATGACCCCCGAAATTGTAAGGAACGTCTGGCTGGAGCCCGGGGCAGACGTAAAGGAATTAGTACTGCAGGGAAAGGATGTTCCTGAAGAATTTGGATATACTGCAAAGAGACTGCCCATCGGGGAAAAGGGCATTGGACGCTTCGGTGTTCATAAACTAGGGAATTACATCGAAATGATCACCAAAAATGCCAATTCCCAGAATGAAGTGATTGTAAAGATTGACTGGACAAAATTTCAAAACACAAAATACCTTGAGGATGCTGATTTTTCTGTTGAAGAAAGGAAACCGGAGATTTTCAGAAACGGGCGAACCGGTACACATATTATTATAAAGAAGATAAAGACTGTATGGACGGAAAGCCTTTATAAAGAATTGCACAGATCTCTTACATCACTAAGCTCTCCATTCAATAATCAGTCCGACTTCAAAGTGCTGCTCCGGCTCAATCTTAGGGAGAAGGACAAATATTTAATTTGGACAAAACATCTATTAACCGTCAAGGACATAAAGAAAAAAGCCTTGTGGACTCTGGATTGCACGATCTCCGGAAATGAAATCACAAGATTTTTGTATAAGTTCAAACCATGGAAAACCATGGATAAGCTGAATCCGAGAAAGATTGATACTGAAAGTGAAGAATACAAAAGAGCGATAAAAAAACTGAGAAATAATGCGGGTAACCTTGATCTCGGACTCTTCAAGATCGGGGAAATCAGAATAGAGGCTTATCTATTTGACCTTGCGCCGAAAATCCTTAAGCTCGGAGTTCAGGACAAGGAAACTCTTGTGGATTTTCTATCGATTAATGGAGGTGTGCGCGTTTATAGGGATGATATGCGGATTTACAACTATGGTGAGCCGGGAGACGACTGGTTGAATCTGGACAAAACGCGCATAAATCAACCGTCCCAGAGGATAGGGAATAAAAATATTCTTGCAGCCGTTCATATCAGCAGGGCGGACAGCAGGGATCTCCGGGAAAAGACAAACAGGGAAGGATTTATCGAGGATTCGGCCTATTTTGTTTTTCAGGAATCCGTGCAGAGGGCGATAGAAATATTTGGTCAACTCAGAAATATTGATAAAAGGAAGGTTCGGGAACTGTATGAAGGCTCATCAAAAACCGAGCCGGTTCTCTACGATATTGATGAACTCAAAGAGTCAGTACAAAACAAACTGGAGCAGCTGAAGGCCGGCGAGCAGAGCAAAAAGGATTTCCTGAAGTACAAGGAAGAGGTCAAAAAAGAAGTTTTCAGCGGTTTGGACAGAATTAAGCAGCAGTATATAAAGACCAACAGCATCCTCCTGAAGAGCGCCGGTGCGGGCCTTAGCCTAGGAGTGGTAATACATGAAGTAGAAAAACGCGTAAAGGAATTGTCTCAGGTACTGAACGCCGCAAATGAAGAATTCAATGTAAACAAAGTCAGGAGTCTGGTTAAATCGGTTGCAAAACTGATAGAAAATTACTCCGTGCTGATTGCCAATGAAAAAAAGACAAAACTGAACTTAAACCTGATAATTGAGGACGCAATATTCAATACCGAGTTCAGGCTGAAAGCCCATAAGATTGAACTGGTCAAGGCTTTTGAAAAAACGAAGCCGGTCAAGATCCGCTGCTCCCTGAACACGCTTGTTGGCGTCCTGCTGAACATCTTTGACAACTCCATTTACTGGCTGGATTATCACGGTGTCAGAAACAAAAAAATCTATATCAATGTGAAGAAGTACAGAAATAACGAAGTCGGGATAATCATTGCGGATAACGGCACGGGGTTTGCGCTCTCTCCCGAAGATGCCATCCAGCCGTTTGTCTCCATGAAACCTGGCGGGATGGGTCTTGGTCTCCATATTGTAAGCGAGATGGTCAAGGCATACGACGGCAAACTTCTCGTCCGTGATTACAAAGAGACAACAGGCATTCCGAACGAGTTTGAACACGGCGCCATCATAGAGTTAATTTTCAGACAGATCCATGAAGCTTAATAATTTTTCTGATTTTGCCAGAGTGGTAATTATTGACGACAGCCAGGAAGAGGGACTGGCCATTAAAGGAGCATTGGAATCCATCCAGATTCCTTCGCTCTTTTATCACGCTACTTCAAATAAAAGTCTACCCCAAAAGACGATCAAGAACATACGGCTGGTTTTTTTGGACTTGATTTTCAGTGATTCCGGTGGACGCACTGATCCTCAAAATGCCGGAAACGCAATAAGTAAATTGAGCACGGTTATCGGGAAAACAGGCTTTTACATACTCGTCATCTGGTCAAGTCATACCACGGAGGGTGTTGCAACGACTTTTCAAGCGCAGTTGGAGAGGCAGAGCGATTTTGCAAAACCGTATAAGTTGCTCACGCTGCAAAAAACAGATTTCAGAACGCCATCAGGGAAATTTAAGATCAAAGCAATCATCAGAGAAATAAATGAACAACTTGCTTCATCCCCCTCGCTTAGAGTTTTCGCTGACTGGGAGAGTCTAACAACAAATTCTATTTCCGATATTGCAGGCAACATAGTTGGCCAGAAGACCCATCAAGATCTATCCAGAACAATAAACTCCCTTTCAGAGGCGTATGCCGGGAAGGGTAAGCCGAAAGATATCCCCCAAAACGCCCTTTTGGCTTTCAACGAGGTTTTTAAAGGTGTCGTGTCAGAAGGAATTATTTCGAATGATTTTGGCAGTTTATACAGGAAAATTGAAACAGGGAAATTAAGCGATCCCGAGAAAGCAAAACTTAACACCTACTTAATATTTACACCGGATACAAATATAGGGCCGGGGAGCATTTTTAAGATTAAGCAGTCCCAAGCTGTCAAAAAGAAATTTATTGGAGCTATTCTTGATCAGGACCAGACAACCCTTGGTGCGGCCTACGCGAAAATAATTCCCATTGCGGTCGAAATCACGCCTTTGTGCAATGCTGCACAGAAAAACGCAAAGCATTCATATTTTTTAAATGGAATCATCCACCCTGAGTTCTATCCGCCAAACGGCAATGGAAACATGAAGAAGATTTCAGTTAACAGGGATAAGAAACCTCATTGCTATATGCTGGAAAAAAGCTTTTGGGATATTACGCAGGGAGAAACGTTCAGGCTCTCATTTAATTTGAAGCTGTTCCATTCATCGATATCTAAACAGTACACGTCAATGGGGAAAAAATTAAGGGATAATTTTGTCATAGATCTGCAGCATCAGGTTGCCGGCTATATATCCCGCCCTGGCCACGTTCTGCTATAAAAAATTTACAGTCTTTTAACAGCCGTAATCATAGTTAAAAAAATGCCCGACACGTTGTTGTGTTGGGCATTTTGTTTTTTGGAAAAGAACTGTCTGCATCAGCATACACGAGGAGGGGTAAGCTCCTGAACTCTTTCGTCGGCAAGGCGAATGATGTTCAAAATACGTTCGACGGCGTTATTCAGGGCTTCGTCATGTTCTCGGATGAAATCGACATCTTTCACCTCCTCGGCGTCTAGTCCGTTCTCTCGAGCTATCTTTCCCAGTTCGTATCTCAGCATATATCGCGCCTCGAAACAGACCTGCCCGATCAAAAACATTTCATGCTTCATCACCCCTATCAAAGCCATGAAATCATCGTCTCTTTCCGTTGCCATCGCTTTTACCCTTTCGTGTATGATTGATCTTAATTGTCAATTCTATACTCTGGGTATATTCTACCACAGCTTGTACGCCGATGTCAAGAGAAACTAGACCATTGATGTTTGAAATCAGTTTATCGTTTCAGGCAAGTTATGCAGCCAGCTGGCCTGTCTGATCTCTCTGCTCCCCTCGGTTATCGAGTATCAGTCATCCTGCTACATCCCGAATGTCCTCAACGCACCCCTTTAACTGTTCTCACTGCTTTGTCTACGAACACCTATCGATTCTTTGTTCTCGGGTTTATTGGCGGTCCTGCATCGAGAGTATGATAAGTTGACACTAATCAGGGGTACTTAATTATTGGGTAATATTTACGTACATTGAAAAGTGATTAATTGAGAGGGATACTTAATACAAAACCGAAGCAATCTG harbors:
- a CDS encoding DUF932 domain-containing protein; this translates as IQAAGLDFNVVKKTLRTTTPDLPVVGHYATVRTDNLQVLGVVGSRYEPIQNRDAFTTFDALVGEGEAIYHTAGVLGKGERIWILAKLPDYIRVNGDDLVEKFLLLTNSHDGSGPVRVKLTPIRVVCENTLTVALDGREQEVRIRHTAQAEARLKQAHEILGLTNQLYAELDQIFNGMSKKSMTQTMLNDYLKKIFPDPPDKERSTRATTVREKVVELTENGIGAEMAKGSLWGAYNAVTELVDHYRRTTADDMAGLKSMWFGSGERLKKKAFEVAAEMLN
- a CDS encoding SET domain-containing protein — encoded protein: MKKESSIKPQPLISEILPGFATIIVVGAAYWVRHPEVVSSLLHSQSLLAIVAALGAGGFIASWIVGTFLDTCRDLIESVIDKWYPINWGFLLTAGPEDIERLNDWYLAYYLLNGNYVVGGLLILGFTIIGFVTIPGWAIWLLALAIVILVFDAGTLRIEMKSVMGTGLPHEGVYTRLGRSKVDPDGVGVLAIRDIKKGTYLFEPDDEGMVRIDSARVSELSKEIRKLYYDFGPLNEGKYGVPTSFNKLTVAWYVNESEHPNVGCDKDFRFYALTDIKVGDELTTDYDEYCERPPEE
- the vsr gene encoding DNA mismatch endonuclease Vsr, whose product is MADVLTAKQRSYNMSRIRSTGTGPEMIFQELLRKKNITDFETHPKDMTGRPDFYFRNKKMAVFIDGCFWHGCKTCFKMPATNTAFWRAKIKANILRDRKVNRMLAGKGVSVLRVREHDLKKNPEKILATVERKLSENCSPTVLDLFAGAGGFSEGFVRAGCEIVGHIEMDSNACSTIVTRMIYHALVKKGGFKDYRDYVLGKISRDALVEKYELQRERDSVICSRIGKDNFRELIRQIRKRLEGRDLDIIIGGPPCQAYSYIGRARDERNMKRDDRNFLYRYYVKFLKALKPKIFVFENVPGLESAGDGRHLREMRLLMKRAGYETAYKTLDAVDFGVPQTRKRIILVGWSKESRLRSYPDFPNTSREYRVKSFLADLPKIRSGQGKRVELSSKVGKLLTEIGIADRKFDVIMEHVARPNNRRDLQIYRRAILAKRHGRNIRYNDLPDKLKTHKNKHGFLDRFKVVDANADGAQTVVAHIAKDGHHYIHPDLQQLRSLTVREAARLQTFPDDYKFEGERSSQFRQIGNAVPPLLSTILAKELKKYI
- a CDS encoding ATP-binding protein, encoding MNNQKTMGNFKPRARLLLQLGDQLIRSENIAVVELVKNAYDADAKKCEVILNDVDNLEAGEIILQDNGIGMTPEIVRNVWLEPGADVKELVLQGKDVPEEFGYTAKRLPIGEKGIGRFGVHKLGNYIEMITKNANSQNEVIVKIDWTKFQNTKYLEDADFSVEERKPEIFRNGRTGTHIIIKKIKTVWTESLYKELHRSLTSLSSPFNNQSDFKVLLRLNLREKDKYLIWTKHLLTVKDIKKKALWTLDCTISGNEITRFLYKFKPWKTMDKLNPRKIDTESEEYKRAIKKLRNNAGNLDLGLFKIGEIRIEAYLFDLAPKILKLGVQDKETLVDFLSINGGVRVYRDDMRIYNYGEPGDDWLNLDKTRINQPSQRIGNKNILAAVHISRADSRDLREKTNREGFIEDSAYFVFQESVQRAIEIFGQLRNIDKRKVRELYEGSSKTEPVLYDIDELKESVQNKLEQLKAGEQSKKDFLKYKEEVKKEVFSGLDRIKQQYIKTNSILLKSAGAGLSLGVVIHEVEKRVKELSQVLNAANEEFNVNKVRSLVKSVAKLIENYSVLIANEKKTKLNLNLIIEDAIFNTEFRLKAHKIELVKAFEKTKPVKIRCSLNTLVGVLLNIFDNSIYWLDYHGVRNKKIYINVKKYRNNEVGIIIADNGTGFALSPEDAIQPFVSMKPGGMGLGLHIVSEMVKAYDGKLLVRDYKETTGIPNEFEHGAIIELIFRQIHEA